One region of Verrucomicrobiales bacterium genomic DNA includes:
- the tsf gene encoding translation elongation factor Ts — protein MAEISAANVAKLREMTNAGLMECKKALTEANGDMNVAVDILRKKGAASAAKKATREAKEGVIAQYIAPGGRVGSLIEVNCETDFVARNEGFRAFCEEVARKFTENPSVDLEADRTAQVAKIGENIRIARHQRLEVAGSGFVGAYIHTGSKVGVLVEVAVGKQATTERDEFKQLVRDLTLQIAAASPTVVSREQVDQAILAKEKEIAAEQVKGKPPQAIAKIVEGKLEKFYQGQCLVDQGFVKRNSEVTVREQIAEVGKQLGDEVTVRRFLRFQVGETAGA, from the coding sequence ATGGCTGAAATTTCTGCTGCTAATGTTGCCAAGCTCCGCGAGATGACCAATGCGGGCTTGATGGAATGCAAAAAGGCCCTCACCGAGGCCAACGGCGACATGAATGTCGCCGTCGATATCCTCCGCAAAAAGGGCGCGGCTTCCGCGGCCAAAAAAGCGACCCGCGAGGCGAAGGAAGGCGTCATCGCCCAATACATCGCCCCCGGCGGCCGAGTTGGATCGCTCATCGAGGTGAACTGTGAGACGGACTTTGTTGCACGCAACGAAGGTTTCCGCGCCTTCTGCGAGGAAGTCGCTCGGAAGTTCACCGAGAACCCCAGCGTCGACCTCGAGGCGGACCGCACCGCTCAGGTGGCGAAGATCGGGGAGAACATCCGAATCGCACGCCATCAGCGGCTGGAAGTCGCCGGCTCTGGTTTTGTCGGCGCTTACATCCACACCGGCTCCAAGGTAGGCGTGCTGGTGGAAGTGGCCGTCGGCAAGCAGGCCACGACCGAGCGCGATGAATTCAAGCAGCTCGTGCGTGATCTCACCCTGCAGATCGCTGCCGCCAGCCCGACCGTGGTTTCGCGCGAGCAGGTCGATCAGGCCATCTTGGCCAAGGAAAAGGAAATCGCTGCCGAGCAGGTCAAAGGCAAGCCGCCACAGGCGATTGCCAAGATCGTCGAAGGCAAGCTGGAGAAATTCTACCAGGGCCAGTGCCTGGTGGACCAAGGCTTTGTAAAGCGGAATTCTGAAGTCACCGTTCGCGAGCAGATCGCCGAAGTGGGCAAACAACTCGGCGACGAGGTGACTGTGCGACGCTTTCTCCGTTTCCAGGTCGGCGAGACCGCCGGAGCCTAG
- a CDS encoding CotH kinase family protein — MRRIRPSSLLFLALGLFVFWNPFRLAAEVLLNEFMAANATTLADEDGDYPDWIEVHNSGVEAVDLGAWSLTTRPGVGREKRWSFPSTNLPAGDFMVIYASGKDRRVAGSPLHTDFKLSRNGEPLLLLDPLERPALGSFFVPFPPQPDDVSYGLGRSSADEVLLEVGDSHFSLVPTDASVEREWMQPGFATPSWDTGVGGIGYETREPGELTLHPLIADNVRSRLYQRNPGLYLRVPFVVRDPQAVEEMSLQLWHTDGFVAWVNGMEVLSAFRPSDLRWNSVSVGSRDPAEALRPALAELGEEALRVLRPGTNWLALHGFSRDAGAAQFLLRPRLIGSRGTSSTNLLRYFTLATPGRRNGLGSLTLGPALSELSRPPSGVEPGQAVWVTVKASAIFQPIQAVELRYRVMYGEEAMVPMRDDGLGGDAQARDGIFSAVIPPGQALPGEMLRWYVTARDTLGRGSRLPAWEDPLNSQAYVGTLGATNISTALPVFHWFLENRYVNAAATRSGTRCTVFYAGELYDNVHVRLRGENSVTWDKKSYKFDFNPDQRFRYGPSERRVDEINLNSTWSDKTHLRQVLSWEVYRDAGAPGCRSFPLRIHQNGLFHSLAVFVEQPDEVMLERNGLSPRGSLYKINNALESTEGAEKLLPRDARFEELQDFVDGISAGNPRQALYLFDHLDIPSVVNYLAATVLIHDNDCTAKNYFLYHDLEGSGEWQVLPWDKDLTFGRNFRSRAGLSDEIWADFDHTNSIGSDHPFSSPSHPLFMDQNHQKENGQWNRLTEALYSNPSVRQMYLRRLRSLMDDLLQPNETPLSDRRLERRLDELLHAMEPESLLDRARWGYPTYGVPQTMGMAVQILQSEYLVRRRHHFFVSHSVTNAAVMPDSARIPEPEPPDPVLQFGVIERSPLSGNPEEQFVEVLNPNPYAVDISGWAVQGGVRHLFRPGTVVPSGGLLILTANRRAFRERSLQPRGGMGLLVQGNYQGRLGSGAMHVELVDGSRVVARAELADIRTARQRQLVLNRLMYEPAVLNGGRCESDEELEYVELRNLGPEPLDLRGVRFTEGIHFDFADSRIPFLPAPSDASAPSRSLFLVKNRARFVAHYGLEDRIAGEYVGSLDNQGERVRLEEPNGEPLLDFHYQPAAQPLTRGLGFGLAWSATLTGSFQVPGGPEGSWILGPWEAIPGPVPALSTAQTPPSVLINEIIAAPEEGRSDTIELTGAEHTEIGGWFLSDEFRFPMKYRLPFGTRIPSGGFFVIDAASFGVASGGFPGFGLAREGESVHLFSASPEGKLTGYHHGAPFPAQALGASYGRFEFSDASGGERWASSRVPSLGTTNAPPRPGPVVFSEIMYHSPDASDGSQLTDLSFIGLHNTSGQRVLAFDPLMPTNTWSITGSIEYRFPRQFVFPPAGEVLLVGFDPVRQVDHAEAFRRFHGVPTTVRMLGPWKGNLGPEGGCLVMKSIAIAGEASRQDFIQDEACYTATPPWDALADGQGPSLSRIDPLALGTEPGNWVATAPNPGQHYDPALRPSILIHPADRVVDGYSDATLGVLAGPDPTLRYQWRRNGKPLPGAVGSILRLPQIPPRDSGRYDVVVMGRGGVLVSEAARLEVLQPPIVYSHPAPPLIPVLGSNYVLSVGVMRQAAPLTYQWFFNRQPLLGEVGSELRLSRLSREMAGSYSVIVSDGRARVESRPAVIQPLMPPLVIQSPESQMVNVGETIVLRARAIGAEPMVYFWRKNGVYLKGEYRPDLIIPRASLTNAGVYSVVVSNITTPRLIPPLERANVLVLGDTDGDGMPDIWELTYQFRFDRPGDAWEDADGDGLNNLQEYLAGTHPRDPSDFVRIDRFDRSSLPSMGMLSFSSISNRAYVVQVADQIGSPWSNWMRFPSLTTNSRVNVVIPFPEASQRYFRLLLPKVGEQIQ, encoded by the coding sequence ATGAGGAGAATCCGCCCGTCCAGTTTGCTCTTTCTGGCTCTGGGGCTTTTTGTTTTTTGGAATCCGTTCCGCCTCGCTGCCGAGGTGTTGCTGAACGAGTTTATGGCGGCCAATGCTACGACTCTTGCCGACGAGGATGGCGATTACCCTGATTGGATTGAGGTGCACAACTCAGGAGTTGAAGCGGTCGATTTAGGAGCATGGTCGCTCACGACTCGACCGGGAGTTGGACGGGAAAAGCGGTGGAGTTTTCCTTCCACCAACCTCCCCGCTGGCGACTTCATGGTGATCTATGCCTCCGGCAAAGATCGTCGTGTGGCCGGTTCTCCACTACACACGGACTTCAAGCTGAGCAGAAACGGGGAGCCTTTGCTGTTGTTGGATCCTCTGGAGAGGCCCGCGCTGGGATCGTTTTTTGTGCCTTTCCCCCCTCAACCGGATGATGTCTCCTACGGGCTTGGCCGGAGCTCGGCCGATGAGGTGCTCCTCGAGGTGGGGGATAGCCATTTCTCGCTAGTGCCGACGGACGCTAGTGTCGAGCGCGAGTGGATGCAGCCCGGGTTCGCCACCCCGAGCTGGGACACAGGGGTGGGGGGAATTGGTTATGAAACGCGGGAGCCAGGCGAGCTTACCCTGCATCCCCTGATTGCCGACAACGTTCGTTCCCGCCTCTACCAGCGCAACCCCGGTCTCTACCTGCGGGTGCCCTTCGTGGTGCGGGATCCTCAAGCGGTGGAGGAGATGTCCCTGCAGCTCTGGCATACCGACGGTTTCGTCGCCTGGGTGAATGGGATGGAGGTGCTCAGCGCCTTTCGTCCCTCGGACCTGCGGTGGAACAGCGTGTCGGTGGGATCCCGCGATCCGGCCGAAGCCCTCCGTCCTGCGCTGGCTGAGTTGGGCGAGGAAGCGTTGCGAGTCCTGAGGCCGGGCACGAACTGGCTGGCATTGCATGGGTTCTCCCGAGATGCGGGTGCTGCTCAATTTCTGCTTCGACCTCGGCTGATCGGATCACGCGGCACTTCCTCCACCAATCTGCTGCGCTACTTTACCCTCGCGACTCCAGGGCGCCGCAACGGGCTGGGTTCACTCACCCTGGGTCCTGCATTGTCCGAACTCTCTCGTCCACCGTCGGGCGTGGAACCGGGTCAAGCGGTCTGGGTGACGGTGAAAGCCTCGGCGATCTTCCAGCCCATCCAGGCAGTGGAGCTGCGCTATCGGGTGATGTATGGGGAGGAGGCGATGGTGCCGATGAGGGACGACGGTCTTGGCGGGGATGCCCAGGCACGGGATGGAATCTTCAGTGCGGTGATCCCGCCGGGACAGGCATTGCCTGGAGAGATGCTGCGTTGGTATGTGACGGCGCGAGACACTCTGGGGCGGGGCTCGCGGCTTCCCGCCTGGGAGGATCCTTTGAACTCTCAAGCCTACGTGGGAACTTTGGGGGCGACGAACATCTCCACGGCATTGCCCGTTTTTCACTGGTTTCTGGAGAACCGGTACGTCAATGCAGCCGCTACTCGGAGTGGCACTCGTTGCACCGTGTTTTATGCCGGCGAGTTGTACGACAACGTTCACGTCCGGTTACGCGGCGAGAACTCCGTCACCTGGGACAAGAAGAGCTATAAATTTGATTTCAACCCGGATCAACGGTTTCGCTACGGTCCGAGTGAGCGGAGGGTGGATGAGATCAATCTCAACAGCACCTGGAGCGACAAGACGCATCTGCGTCAGGTGTTGAGCTGGGAGGTCTATCGCGATGCGGGTGCGCCGGGATGTCGGAGCTTCCCTCTGCGCATCCACCAGAACGGGCTATTTCACAGCCTGGCAGTGTTCGTGGAGCAGCCGGACGAGGTCATGTTGGAGCGGAATGGGCTGAGTCCTCGAGGCAGCCTTTATAAGATCAACAACGCCTTGGAATCGACCGAGGGAGCCGAGAAGCTTCTCCCGCGCGATGCTCGGTTTGAGGAGCTGCAGGATTTTGTTGACGGCATTTCCGCGGGCAATCCCCGACAGGCCCTCTACCTCTTCGACCATCTGGACATCCCGTCGGTAGTGAACTATCTGGCCGCGACCGTGTTGATTCATGACAACGATTGCACGGCCAAGAATTACTTTCTCTATCACGACCTTGAAGGCTCGGGGGAGTGGCAGGTCCTGCCTTGGGACAAGGATCTGACTTTCGGAAGAAACTTTCGCAGCCGAGCCGGCTTGTCGGATGAGATCTGGGCGGACTTTGACCACACCAACTCGATCGGATCGGATCATCCCTTTTCCTCTCCGAGCCATCCACTGTTCATGGATCAAAACCATCAGAAGGAGAACGGGCAGTGGAATCGCTTGACGGAGGCGCTCTATTCCAATCCCTCGGTGCGCCAGATGTACCTGCGTCGGTTGCGTTCGCTCATGGACGACTTGTTGCAGCCCAATGAAACTCCCCTATCGGACCGCAGACTTGAGCGCAGGTTGGACGAGCTGCTGCACGCGATGGAGCCTGAGTCCCTGCTGGACCGGGCACGTTGGGGATACCCCACCTATGGGGTGCCGCAGACCATGGGTATGGCGGTGCAGATTCTGCAATCCGAGTATTTGGTTCGCAGGCGCCATCACTTCTTTGTTTCCCACAGCGTGACCAACGCCGCGGTGATGCCGGACAGCGCGCGAATTCCTGAGCCGGAGCCTCCCGATCCCGTGTTACAGTTTGGGGTGATCGAACGGTCTCCGCTGAGTGGAAATCCGGAGGAGCAATTCGTGGAGGTGCTCAACCCAAATCCCTACGCAGTGGATATCTCCGGGTGGGCGGTGCAGGGCGGGGTTCGGCATCTTTTTCGGCCAGGCACCGTGGTCCCGTCGGGAGGACTCCTGATCCTGACTGCGAATCGGCGGGCGTTCCGTGAGCGGTCACTGCAGCCTCGGGGCGGAATGGGCCTCCTAGTTCAGGGCAACTATCAAGGGAGGCTCGGGTCTGGTGCCATGCACGTGGAACTCGTGGATGGCTCGCGCGTGGTCGCCCGAGCCGAGTTGGCCGACATTCGAACCGCCCGGCAGCGGCAACTCGTCCTGAATCGGCTGATGTATGAGCCCGCGGTTCTGAATGGTGGCCGATGTGAGTCGGATGAAGAGTTAGAGTATGTCGAGCTCCGCAATCTTGGTCCCGAACCTTTAGATCTGCGGGGCGTCCGCTTTACCGAAGGAATCCATTTCGACTTTGCTGATAGCCGCATCCCATTCCTTCCTGCTCCATCCGATGCATCCGCTCCAAGCCGGTCGTTGTTTCTAGTCAAGAACCGGGCCCGATTTGTGGCCCACTACGGACTGGAGGACCGGATCGCCGGGGAGTATGTGGGGAGCTTGGACAATCAGGGCGAACGCGTTCGTCTCGAGGAACCCAACGGCGAGCCGCTGCTCGACTTTCACTATCAACCCGCCGCGCAACCTCTGACCCGAGGTCTGGGCTTTGGGCTGGCCTGGTCCGCCACGCTCACCGGCAGTTTTCAGGTTCCTGGAGGGCCGGAAGGGTCTTGGATTCTTGGACCCTGGGAAGCGATTCCTGGACCGGTTCCTGCGTTGTCGACCGCCCAGACCCCACCTTCGGTTCTGATCAACGAGATCATCGCCGCGCCCGAAGAAGGGCGGTCGGATACCATTGAGTTGACTGGAGCCGAGCATACGGAGATCGGAGGCTGGTTCTTGAGCGATGAATTTCGTTTTCCAATGAAATACCGACTCCCATTTGGAACTCGGATTCCGTCCGGAGGATTCTTCGTCATTGACGCGGCTTCGTTCGGCGTGGCTTCCGGAGGTTTTCCGGGGTTTGGGCTGGCTCGCGAAGGGGAGAGTGTTCATCTCTTTTCGGCGAGTCCTGAGGGAAAACTGACCGGATACCATCACGGCGCGCCTTTTCCGGCCCAGGCTCTCGGTGCTTCCTATGGTAGATTCGAGTTCTCCGATGCTTCGGGGGGCGAGCGTTGGGCTTCGTCCCGTGTTCCTAGCCTGGGCACGACCAACGCTCCGCCGCGCCCTGGTCCTGTGGTCTTTTCGGAGATCATGTATCACTCCCCAGATGCATCCGATGGCAGTCAGCTTACGGACCTGAGTTTCATCGGGCTTCACAACACCTCCGGACAGCGTGTTTTGGCATTTGACCCCCTGATGCCTACCAACACTTGGAGCATTACCGGCAGCATTGAATATCGTTTCCCTCGGCAGTTTGTTTTTCCACCCGCGGGTGAGGTTTTGCTGGTGGGCTTTGATCCTGTCCGCCAGGTGGACCATGCGGAGGCCTTTCGACGTTTTCATGGAGTGCCGACGACGGTGCGAATGCTGGGACCCTGGAAGGGCAACCTGGGTCCGGAGGGTGGGTGCCTAGTGATGAAGAGCATCGCGATTGCGGGCGAGGCTTCGAGACAGGATTTCATTCAGGATGAGGCCTGTTACACGGCTACTCCGCCCTGGGATGCCTTGGCTGACGGACAGGGACCCTCGCTCAGCCGGATCGATCCTTTAGCCCTGGGGACCGAACCCGGCAACTGGGTGGCGACGGCTCCCAACCCTGGGCAGCATTACGATCCTGCGCTGCGTCCTTCGATTCTGATCCACCCGGCGGACCGGGTGGTGGACGGTTACTCGGACGCAACTCTGGGAGTGTTGGCCGGACCCGATCCGACCTTGCGCTATCAGTGGCGCCGGAACGGAAAACCGCTGCCCGGCGCGGTGGGATCGATTTTGCGGCTGCCTCAGATTCCGCCCCGTGACTCGGGACGCTATGATGTTGTGGTGATGGGTCGGGGAGGGGTGCTCGTCAGCGAGGCTGCGAGGCTGGAGGTGCTTCAACCGCCGATCGTGTACTCCCATCCAGCCCCTCCACTCATCCCGGTTTTGGGTTCCAACTACGTTCTCAGTGTGGGGGTCATGCGCCAGGCTGCTCCCCTCACTTATCAATGGTTCTTCAATCGCCAGCCGCTGTTGGGCGAGGTGGGATCCGAGCTGCGTTTGAGTCGGCTCAGCAGGGAGATGGCTGGATCCTATAGCGTGATCGTGAGCGATGGACGCGCTCGAGTGGAAAGCCGGCCTGCGGTCATCCAGCCGCTCATGCCTCCGCTGGTGATTCAGAGTCCAGAGAGCCAAATGGTGAATGTGGGCGAGACCATCGTTCTAAGAGCCCGTGCGATCGGAGCTGAGCCAATGGTCTATTTCTGGCGCAAGAACGGCGTCTATCTCAAAGGCGAATACCGTCCGGATTTGATCATTCCACGCGCCTCGTTGACCAATGCCGGGGTTTATTCAGTGGTGGTGAGCAACATCACCACTCCGCGGCTGATCCCGCCGCTCGAGCGCGCGAATGTCTTGGTCTTGGGCGACACCGATGGAGATGGGATGCCGGATATTTGGGAGCTGACTTACCAGTTTCGATTCGATCGGCCGGGCGATGCCTGGGAAGATGCAGACGGAGATGGCTTGAACAATCTTCAGGAGTATTTGGCAGGCACCCACCCTCGGGATCCTTCCGACTTCGTGCGCATCGATCGATTCGATCGTTCGTCCCTCCCCTCGATGGGGATGCTGAGTTTTAGTTCGATATCCAATCGTGCCTACGTGGTGCAGGTGGCGGATCAGATAGGCAGTCCGTGGAGCAACTGGATGCGTTTTCCCTCGCTGACGACCAACTCGCGCGTGAATGTGGTCATCCCCTTTCCGGAGGCATCCCAGCGTTATTTCCGGTTGCTGTTGCCCAAGGTCGGGGAGCAGATCCAGTAG
- the gcvH gene encoding glycine cleavage system protein GcvH, which produces MSSKVPSDLRYAKSHEWIRVESGVATVGITDHAQHELTDVVFVELPSVGRKVAAGEACAVVESVKTASDIYSPVSGEVTSINEKLAQNPSLVNDQPYGDGWFFKLKLSAPDEAGSLLSPQDYSQSIGS; this is translated from the coding sequence ATGAGCTCAAAAGTGCCATCAGATCTGAGATATGCGAAATCCCACGAGTGGATTCGCGTGGAGTCCGGGGTCGCAACCGTCGGCATCACCGACCATGCCCAGCACGAGCTCACCGACGTAGTCTTTGTCGAGTTGCCCTCCGTCGGGCGTAAGGTCGCCGCCGGCGAGGCCTGCGCGGTGGTAGAATCGGTCAAAACCGCGAGCGACATCTACTCCCCGGTCAGCGGCGAGGTGACCAGCATCAACGAAAAACTGGCACAGAACCCAAGCTTGGTGAACGATCAGCCCTACGGGGACGGGTGGTTCTTTAAGCTGAAACTCAGTGCACCGGACGAGGCAGGGAGCTTGCTCAGTCCGCAGGATTATTCCCAGTCCATCGGCTCCTAA
- a CDS encoding DEAD/DEAH box helicase, which produces MTFREFGLGTEILRSVTEAGYETPTPIQLAAIPPILKDQDVIGIAQTGTGKTAAFVLPMLEKLRTAPPSATGSHGHAHAGGTSALILAPTRELVVQIAENAQIYGRYLPLKIATVFGGVGENPQIQALRHGVDIIVATPGRLLDLMDRGNSRFSHLRFLVLDEADRMLDMGFLPSIQRIVRALPRRRQTLLFSATLSKDIEELTHEFLRHPQRIEIGRRTNPADTVKQVAHEVPAALKSTLLIHLLQSNGLRSVLVFSRTKHGADRLAKKLHAQNIPTAALHSDRSQSQRLRALRDFKEGKVRVLVATDIAARGIDVDGISHVINYDFPMHPEDYVHRIGRTGRAQAIGDAISFVTPEDRDALRGLERFIGRNLVKTRVENFDYAQRPEAHAPDRARPSHHTHSHSHSKPSSHSGSHSKPGSGSHSGPQRQGQSSHSRPASSSRGGSHNKPREVNGNREGGNLRPSPSSASGRSTNGRSGSGRGRTWRSSR; this is translated from the coding sequence ATGACTTTTCGCGAATTCGGTTTGGGAACCGAAATCCTCAGATCCGTAACCGAAGCCGGCTACGAAACCCCTACACCGATTCAGCTGGCAGCGATTCCTCCGATCCTCAAGGACCAGGACGTGATCGGAATCGCCCAGACCGGTACGGGCAAAACCGCCGCTTTCGTCCTCCCGATGCTCGAAAAGCTGCGCACCGCCCCCCCATCTGCAACGGGCTCTCATGGCCACGCGCACGCCGGTGGAACAAGTGCGCTCATTCTGGCTCCCACACGCGAGCTGGTGGTCCAAATCGCCGAGAATGCCCAGATCTATGGCCGATATCTTCCCTTGAAGATCGCCACTGTCTTCGGAGGGGTCGGTGAAAACCCCCAGATCCAAGCACTTCGCCACGGTGTGGATATCATCGTGGCCACGCCCGGCCGACTGCTGGATCTCATGGACCGCGGCAACAGCCGGTTCTCTCACCTGCGATTCCTCGTCCTAGACGAAGCCGATCGCATGCTGGACATGGGTTTCTTGCCCTCGATCCAACGGATCGTCCGCGCCTTGCCCCGTCGCCGTCAGACCTTGCTGTTCTCCGCCACTCTCTCCAAGGACATCGAGGAGCTGACCCACGAATTCCTGCGTCATCCGCAGCGCATCGAAATCGGCCGCCGCACCAATCCGGCCGACACCGTCAAGCAGGTCGCCCACGAGGTTCCCGCCGCGCTCAAATCGACGCTTCTGATTCACCTGCTTCAATCCAACGGACTCCGTAGCGTGCTGGTTTTTTCCCGCACCAAACATGGAGCGGACCGGTTGGCGAAAAAACTCCATGCGCAGAACATTCCGACGGCCGCGCTGCACTCGGACCGCTCTCAAAGCCAGCGGCTGCGCGCCCTGCGTGACTTCAAAGAGGGCAAAGTTCGAGTCCTGGTGGCTACCGACATCGCTGCCCGGGGTATCGACGTCGACGGCATCTCGCATGTCATCAACTACGACTTCCCCATGCATCCTGAAGACTATGTGCACCGCATCGGGCGCACGGGGCGCGCGCAAGCGATTGGAGATGCGATCAGTTTTGTCACCCCGGAAGACCGGGATGCGCTGCGAGGATTGGAGCGGTTCATCGGACGCAACTTGGTGAAAACCAGGGTCGAGAACTTCGATTACGCCCAGCGGCCTGAAGCTCATGCGCCTGACCGAGCCAGGCCATCGCACCACACCCATTCCCACTCCCATTCCAAGCCGAGCTCTCATTCGGGGTCTCACTCGAAACCTGGCTCCGGCTCGCATTCCGGCCCACAGCGTCAAGGCCAGTCCTCTCATTCACGGCCGGCCTCCTCCTCCCGAGGCGGAAGCCACAACAAGCCGAGGGAGGTCAACGGGAATCGGGAGGGAGGCAATCTTCGCCCCTCGCCGTCCTCCGCCAGCGGACGTTCGACCAACGGGCGCTCCGGCAGCGGCCGCGGCCGAACTTGGCGCAGCTCCCGCTAG